In one window of Aceticella autotrophica DNA:
- a CDS encoding S-layer homology domain-containing protein, whose amino-acid sequence MTEMLVGTKRHFSKISALIIAILMLISNIAATALAAPTNTTTAKQFTDIKGHWAEKEINDWISKGLIAGYEDNTFRPDNPVTRAEFVTFTDRSNNLTQTTDITFKDVKSTDWFYKEIQKAKAANIISGYDDNTFRPNNFITREEAAAILTRLLKLQSVTQDALKGFKDASKISSWAKDAVNTAVYYGLIKGYPDNTVGPDNPITRAETVVILDRALKLQQTPIPSPAPTSTIYDKAGTYGPQTGMNTINGDVTISAADVTLQNTTIKGNLLISKAVGDGNVTLKNVIVEGTTTVNGGGEHSIVLEDCTLAQIIVNKDDGKIRLVAKGATKADSVTLQSGGKLEEDNVTGKGFTDVSIEGTNTQVTLIGNYDNIKVNAPGVSVEVASGTVNNLTVSDTAKDSKINIDDGVKVSVLAVNAAAAITGKGTIETANINANNVTIEQKPTNTNIASAITAVISGQSTTGSTSSNSGGGGGGSSSNTGNGGGLSSTNSSNSGLTSSNSNNSSGSSSNNNTNTVKNVKDLYMLVKNALKKNNSDTIYMSYGMKYSQTIYLVLYHHPELYYHNWWDAGYDEKGYYIKIYYDNNSKMMKDQAYAKAKEIIAQIIKPGMTDLEKAKAIHDYIALNTKYDSENFIKNTIPPESYTAYGVLVKGTGVCQGYAAAFNLLANMAGIESLGVVGTSEGGGHAWNMIKINGKVSYLDVTFDSRGDGKSDYIRYDYFNISEQQISKDHSWDKNDFSEKYFKDNFEDGNVSIPLSVNIMLLENDYEMGSRSIRDFIFTESPIDATITAISDNTDVATVTYATCGGHTTVTVTGVGQEGIATITVKAHKDGYADGTYTFKVNAIDTWRSLSNESSLKSDYLLFINATRYKITVSDTVYACVVTDRNTAIPGDTVTINICDIKPGYQLESITVKDSSGSQVATTEVIPGLKYTFTMPAKDVTVSTDIKEATPISILTP is encoded by the coding sequence ATGACTGAGATGCTTGTAGGTACAAAAAGACATTTTTCAAAGATATCAGCATTAATCATTGCGATATTAATGCTCATATCGAATATTGCAGCAACCGCTTTGGCTGCTCCGACAAATACAACAACAGCCAAACAATTTACAGACATCAAAGGACATTGGGCAGAAAAAGAAATAAATGACTGGATATCAAAAGGCTTAATTGCCGGGTACGAAGATAACACCTTTAGACCCGACAACCCTGTAACAAGAGCAGAATTCGTAACATTTACAGACAGAAGCAACAACCTTACACAGACAACAGACATAACCTTCAAAGACGTAAAATCGACAGACTGGTTTTATAAAGAAATACAAAAAGCAAAAGCTGCAAATATCATTTCAGGATATGATGACAATACATTCAGACCAAACAACTTCATAACAAGAGAAGAAGCAGCAGCAATACTGACAAGGCTTTTAAAGCTTCAGAGTGTCACACAAGATGCATTAAAAGGCTTTAAAGATGCATCAAAGATTTCAAGTTGGGCTAAAGATGCTGTCAATACAGCCGTATACTATGGCTTAATAAAAGGCTATCCGGACAATACAGTAGGACCGGATAACCCAATAACAAGAGCAGAAACAGTTGTTATACTTGACAGGGCATTAAAACTCCAGCAAACACCAATACCATCACCAGCACCAACATCAACGATCTATGACAAAGCAGGTACTTATGGTCCACAAACAGGCATGAACACAATTAATGGAGATGTAACAATCAGCGCAGCCGATGTAACATTACAAAACACAACAATAAAAGGCAATCTCCTTATCAGCAAGGCTGTCGGAGATGGAAATGTAACACTTAAAAACGTCATCGTAGAAGGGACAACAACTGTAAATGGTGGTGGCGAACACAGCATAGTATTAGAAGATTGCACATTAGCGCAAATAATAGTAAACAAAGATGACGGAAAAATAAGGCTTGTTGCAAAAGGTGCAACAAAAGCAGATTCAGTAACATTACAATCGGGAGGAAAACTTGAAGAAGACAATGTAACAGGCAAAGGATTTACAGATGTAAGCATAGAAGGAACAAATACACAAGTAACACTAATAGGCAATTATGACAATATAAAAGTCAATGCACCGGGAGTATCAGTAGAAGTAGCAAGCGGAACAGTTAATAATTTAACCGTAAGCGATACTGCAAAAGATTCAAAGATTAATATTGATGACGGTGTAAAAGTCAGCGTTCTTGCAGTAAATGCAGCCGCAGCAATAACAGGAAAAGGTACGATAGAAACAGCAAACATCAATGCAAATAATGTTACAATAGAGCAAAAACCTACTAATACTAATATAGCATCAGCTATAACAGCAGTAATAAGCGGACAGTCAACTACAGGTTCGACATCATCAAATAGCGGAGGCGGTGGTGGAGGTTCATCATCGAATACTGGAAATGGCGGTGGTTTATCATCAACAAATTCAAGCAATTCGGGTTTGACATCCTCGAATAGCAATAATAGCAGTGGAAGCAGTTCAAATAATAATACAAATACAGTTAAAAATGTAAAAGATTTATACATGCTTGTTAAAAATGCTCTTAAAAAAAATAATTCAGATACAATTTATATGAGTTATGGTATGAAGTATAGTCAAACCATATATTTAGTTTTATACCATCATCCTGAACTTTATTATCATAATTGGTGGGATGCAGGTTATGATGAAAAAGGATATTATATAAAAATTTATTATGACAATAATTCTAAAATGATGAAAGATCAAGCATATGCAAAAGCTAAAGAAATTATTGCACAAATTATAAAACCCGGTATGACAGACTTGGAAAAAGCAAAAGCGATACATGATTATATTGCATTAAATACTAAATATGATTCTGAAAATTTTATTAAAAATACTATTCCTCCAGAATCATATACTGCTTATGGTGTTCTTGTAAAAGGAACTGGTGTGTGTCAAGGCTATGCTGCTGCATTTAATTTATTAGCAAATATGGCAGGTATTGAAAGTTTGGGTGTTGTTGGAACATCTGAGGGTGGTGGTCATGCATGGAACATGATAAAAATAAACGGAAAAGTTAGTTATCTTGATGTTACATTTGACAGTCGTGGAGATGGTAAGTCGGACTATATAAGATATGATTATTTTAATATATCGGAACAGCAGATTTCTAAAGATCACTCTTGGGATAAAAATGATTTTTCAGAAAAATATTTTAAAGACAACTTTGAAGATGGCAATGTAAGTATTCCGCTATCAGTAAATATAATGTTGCTTGAAAATGATTATGAGATGGGGTCAAGGTCAATAAGAGATTTTATATTTACTGAAAGCCCAATAGATGCAACAATAACAGCTATTTCAGATAATACGGATGTTGCAACAGTAACATATGCGACATGTGGTGGACATACTACGGTAACAGTGACTGGTGTAGGGCAAGAAGGTATTGCAACTATAACAGTAAAAGCTCATAAAGATGGATATGCAGATGGTACCTATACATTTAAAGTTAATGCAATAGATACATGGCGATCTTTAAGCAATGAATCATCACTCAAATCCGATTATCTTCTTTTTATTAATGCAACAAGATATAAAATAACGGTAAGTGATACAGTATATGCATGTGTAGTTACAGATAGGAATACAGCAATACCAGGAGATACGGTAACGATAAACATATGCGATATAAAGCCAGGATACCAATTAGAATCAATAACGGTGAAAGATAGCAGCGGGAGCCAAGTAGCAACAACAGAAGTAATACCAGGACTGAAATATACATTTACAATGCCTGCGAAAGACGTAACAGTATCTACGGATATTAAAGAAGCAACACCGATATCAATACTGACACCGTAG
- a CDS encoding iron ABC transporter substrate-binding protein — protein MILFIITGCGTTTQKQTTANVQAKSDKIRVTDMAGRKVKVPLKINKLIALGCTLREVEYLDSCDKVVGIEYRENAKQREGVFPCGKDLPYLIAHPELGNLPVVSAGNSINYEEIVKLKPDVIFTPVIPTYQAEFLQIKVGIPVVMVYADPIGTTEQDKQYYDSLNLMGKILGKEKRADEIIKIITDYQNDLKSRTKSIPDNKKLKVYIAGRAFCGSQGITGTDPHWPPFEWINAKNVASLLSNKGKSINVDKEKLIDWNPDVIFISEASLSTVINDLKDPAYKNINAVKNKKIYGVLPYCWYAYNKETAIADAYYIGKILYPEKFTDIDPEKKADEIYQNFVGKPVYKELKEQFGGFKEIKVGQ, from the coding sequence ATGATTTTGTTTATTATTACTGGTTGCGGGACAACGACTCAAAAACAAACAACTGCAAATGTTCAAGCGAAATCTGATAAAATCAGAGTAACAGATATGGCAGGAAGGAAGGTCAAAGTACCACTTAAAATAAATAAACTTATAGCATTGGGCTGTACTTTAAGAGAAGTTGAATATTTAGATAGTTGTGATAAAGTTGTTGGTATTGAATATCGTGAAAATGCCAAACAAAGAGAAGGGGTTTTCCCATGCGGGAAAGACCTTCCATATTTGATTGCACATCCGGAATTAGGGAATCTTCCAGTGGTAAGTGCCGGTAATTCAATTAATTATGAAGAAATTGTCAAACTTAAGCCTGATGTAATTTTTACTCCAGTGATACCAACTTACCAAGCAGAATTTCTTCAGATTAAAGTTGGTATTCCGGTGGTTATGGTTTATGCTGATCCTATTGGAACAACAGAGCAGGATAAGCAATATTACGATTCGTTAAATTTAATGGGTAAGATACTCGGCAAGGAGAAACGTGCTGATGAGATTATTAAGATAATTACTGATTATCAAAATGATCTAAAAAGCAGAACTAAATCCATACCAGACAATAAAAAGTTAAAAGTTTATATTGCCGGAAGGGCATTCTGTGGTTCTCAAGGTATTACAGGAACAGACCCACACTGGCCTCCTTTTGAGTGGATTAATGCAAAAAATGTAGCATCTTTACTTTCCAATAAAGGAAAAAGTATTAATGTAGATAAGGAAAAACTAATAGATTGGAATCCAGATGTTATTTTTATTAGTGAAGCCTCTCTTTCAACAGTAATAAATGATTTGAAGGACCCTGCATACAAAAATATAAATGCTGTTAAAAACAAGAAAATATATGGGGTACTTCCTTATTGCTGGTATGCTTATAATAAAGAAACAGCAATTGCCGATGCATATTATATTGGTAAAATACTATATCCAGAAAAATTTACGGACATAGATCCTGAAAAAAAAGCAGATGAAATTTATCAAAACTTCGTAGGTAAACCTGTATATAAGGAACTCAAAGAACAATTTGGCGGTTTTAAGGAAATAAAAGTCGGGCAATAA
- a CDS encoding nitrogenase reductase, with product MPKLIISGRGGCGKSTLITLLAQRLGEEGKVLVIDTDESNLGLNAMFGIEPPSETLLDYLGGKPTVSKKLISMLKTLAPSNDDEAFMPSKELRVRIQNVENEKISFFKERMELDELPEKCISRKGSVALLRSGKIEHSMEGCACSMNAVALDFLNHLVLKDREWVLVDTEAGIEHFGRGLIGGADAVIMVVDPSYEAVLLAEKAAKLAHEVNKDFGVVLNKVDDKTEPALKEMLMKKGIKIKGVIPYSTQIAHSNMLGGSLETKTVEQELNNIKNSIQ from the coding sequence ATGCCAAAATTAATTATTAGCGGTCGTGGTGGCTGCGGCAAAAGTACATTGATAACTTTATTAGCACAGAGGTTAGGAGAGGAGGGCAAGGTTTTAGTAATAGATACAGATGAATCCAATTTGGGTTTGAACGCAATGTTTGGCATTGAACCACCATCTGAAACATTATTAGATTATTTAGGTGGCAAACCTACAGTATCTAAAAAACTTATATCTATGCTGAAAACTCTTGCCCCCTCAAATGATGATGAGGCTTTTATGCCATCAAAGGAGCTTCGAGTTAGAATACAAAACGTGGAAAATGAGAAAATTAGCTTTTTTAAAGAGAGAATGGAATTGGATGAATTGCCGGAAAAATGTATTAGTAGAAAAGGGTCAGTAGCATTGTTAAGGAGTGGAAAAATTGAACATAGCATGGAAGGATGCGCCTGCTCAATGAATGCGGTTGCATTGGACTTTTTGAATCATTTAGTACTTAAAGATAGAGAATGGGTTTTGGTAGATACCGAGGCTGGAATAGAGCATTTTGGGAGAGGACTTATAGGCGGAGCAGATGCTGTTATTATGGTAGTGGATCCATCATATGAAGCGGTATTACTTGCAGAAAAGGCGGCAAAATTGGCACATGAAGTAAATAAAGACTTTGGAGTAGTTTTAAATAAGGTAGATGATAAGACAGAACCTGCCTTAAAAGAAATGCTGATGAAGAAAGGTATTAAAATCAAAGGTGTAATACCATATTCAACTCAAATAGCCCACTCAAATATGTTAGGAGGATCTTTAGAAACAAAGACTGTTGAGCAAGAGCTTAATAATATAAAAAATAGTATTCAATAA